ATTCTCGATGCGGTCCTGCGCACCGACAGCCTGGCGCGCCTGACCCGTCATGGGATCAATGGGTTTCTCCCGGATGCCTATGCACTGGCATTGCACCAGGGCACGTCCGATGCGTTGCTGCCGCTGGCCAATCTGTTCGTACTGACCGAGCGAGGCGGCCTCGACCCCAGGAATTCGGGCCAGGCGATCCTGTGGTCACCCCGGCGTGGTCATGAGGTCTTTCCTTCGGTTACAGCCCTGCGCGACGCACTTACCCAGCGCCTGGCACACCCGGTCAAACGGCTGACACTGCTGGAAAACCTGCGATTATCCCAGCGCGAGCCCCATCAAGTGTATCGCCTGGCCGCCCTTCTGCGCATTGACGATAACCTGCTGGACGATCGCCTGAAGGCCTACGGCGACAATGTGATGGACGCGGTGGACCAATTGCTGACCATGGACTTGCCCGCGCGCGCAGCGCAGGACCGCCTGGATGCAATCCTGGAGATGCCTGCCCCCACCAATCTGGGACGGGCCAAGGCGCTGGCCGAAGCAATGATCACCCAACAACTGCTGCCCGTGTGGCTGGCAATGGCGCCCGCCAAAGAGCAGATTTACCATGCAGAACTGCTTGAGCAATACCGCAACAGTGCTCCGGAAGAGGAGGATTACCTGCATGGCATTCCAACCATTCGCGAGCACACCTTTTCCGCCTTGCTGAAGCTGCTCCAGGCTCGCTTCCCCAAGCACACCATCAGCCCCGACGACGTACTGATTCCCGTGCACCAGGCCCTCGATCTCCACACCTGCAGCCTGACCGATTTTGCCTTGCGCCACTGGCCGGACCTGAACAGTCAGATTATCCGCCCGCGCTCGCGCACCGCCATGGCGCTGCCCAACACTCTGGATGCCAGCGCCGTGATCCAGATGGTCCGGCAGCTGGACTTGAAATCGGTCTACCAGAAGCGCTTGCAAACCGAGCTGGACACCCGCACAGAGGCTGCACGCCAACGTCGGCGCCGGTTCTGCCGGCAATTGCCATGGCAGGTATTGCACTACGCCCACGAGCAACATCTGCAAGAACGTCTGTCAACCGAGGCGCTGGGCTTGGTCCAGCAGGTATTCGACATGCCTGACACCCTGGCACGTGCGGCGCTGGCAGGCGCATCGACGCTGATACGGCCCCTGGAGTTGGTGGCGACCGCGGGCGCCGCTGCCGCCAAGGTGCTGGGCATGTACCTGATCAGCGGCGAAAATAAAAATACCGGTCCGGTGGTGTTATATGCGCCTTACAGTGAACACCATGTGCTCAAGCAGTACGACAGCGAGCAAGCGCTGCTGGATGAAGTGGAAAGACCGGGAGAACTGCAGGAATGGGTCATCCAGCACTTGGAGGATCCGCACCAGGATGTTTACCGCCACTTGCTCAAAAGCAACCGTTATCGCACCTCGGATATCGGCCTTGCCTCATCCGCGGTAACCGGCAATCTGCTGCATTTTCTGTTCAGCGAGAACACGCTGATCCTGCTCAAAATGCTCGCCTGCCAGTTCGAAAGAGGCTCAAAGCTGCTCTGGGATAACGCAGTCAGCCTGTTCGGCAAGGGCATTCCGACGGCCGTGCACTTCATGGCGGGAAAACTCGCCTATCCGCTGGTGGTATGGCGCAGCTACACGCTGGTCAAGCGCTCAATGGAAGCACTGCAACTGCATCAGTGGAAAGCCGCGATGAAGGATTTCATCCTGGCCGTGGTGCAAATGGCCGCGTTGTACAGCGAGCTCGACGGCAGCGAAACCCCGCCCCCCGGTGACGCTGAAGTCGTCGACCTGCCGCAGGGCAAACTGCCCACAGCCATTATCCCCGGACTGCACGACGTCACCGCGATCTCGCGGACACGATTGCAGCGTTTGGAGGACTACGACATTGCCCTGAAGGACCTGGAGCTGGACACCTCTACCCACGTCTACAAGGCTAAGGCCAGCGCCAAAGACTATGTACCGCTGGCAGGCAAGGTATATCCGGTGAAGAAAACCAGGGATCACTGGCGCCTGGAGAACAACGATCAGCAGGGCCCCTATGTGGGGCGCAATTCAGATGGCCAATGGGTGTTGGACCTGAGCCTGCACAAGCCCCGCTTCGGCCAGGCCTGGACGCGTCACAAAACGCAACGGGCCCAACGGCGCGAGATCAATATTCAAGCGCAGGGCATAAAGGCGATTGCCGCATTATCGAGCTGGAAAGCCCAAGCTGTGGACGAAGCGTTGAATGTGGCGACTTACTACGCCGTCAACTGCAAGCGCAACATCCAGCATTTCGCAGAGCTGCTCACACCTGATAGCCGAGTCGGCCTGTTTTTATGCGACCTGTTCGGCACTATCAACCTGACTTCGGAGCAGGTAAAGAAAATTGAAAACCTCATCGACGGGATACTGGATGAGTTAAGCGACCCCACTTTGATCAGCCCTGACTCAATGCGTCTTGTCAGCGGTGAAAGCATGAAGGACCCCACGAATGACTATGCGATGGTCCTTGTCGATGACAGTGAGCGCAGAGTGTTTTTGTTCGAACGTTTCTTCGATCCGGACCTGGCGGAATACGCCAACATTTTGAATGCACCCTTCGACATGTTTGCTCACGCCAGGGCTTGCACGCTGATTCATGAGCTGACGCATTTGAGACTCGAGACCGAAGACATCGCCTACCTGCGCAGCATGGAACCGTTCCGCGACCTGATCGATATAGCTAAGCCGGGTGCTCAGGCGGTGAAGACACGCCAGGACGATTTGCAGACCACCGCACTCTCCACCCTGACGCCGGCCAGTATGTTGTTCAAGACATGGGATGACATATCCAACACTTGGGAGGATTACGGCGTCTTGACCACTACCCACTACCTCAAGCGCAAAGTCCTGAAGATAACGGGGGCCAAGACCCTGACCGAGGCCCGGCAGATCTTCATGAGCAATATCGACAAACGCATCGAGGTCATTCTGTCCAACGCCGACTCAGTCACTTACCTGATTACGCACCTGGGGCGCATGCTTGATGTGGGGGCCTGAGCAGGCCCCCAGCGGGCGGATCAGTCTTTCTGATCACGCAGGATATTGCCCGAAGCGCCGTCGATACGAGCTTCGTAGACGGTGCCATCGGATTTGCGGCCCTTGACTTCCCAATAGCCGTTGTCGTCCGCTTCAGCGGCGTAGACTTCGACATAGCCCGCTTTGGTCTTCGCCACTTCAATGGCTTTTTCAATGGTGATCCAGCCCGCGCCCGGCTTGTCTGCCAGGGCAGCGCCGGCACTCAGCAAGGCGGTAGTGGCACACAGGGCAGCTAAGGTTTTCTTCAACATGTTGGTACTCCATAGTTGACGACAGGTTATTTCCTGAATTTTTAGGCGCACTCAAACAAGAATAAGTTCCAATTGATGTGCAATCGCCATGATGCTGTTCTCGCCGCGTGCCTCAGAAGGTTAGAATGCGGGAAATCAGGATGAGTCAATGAGCGAACAGTCCCTTTCAGAAGCCGAGTACGACGCCATTACCGACGCCGCCGCGCATTGGTGCATGCGCCTGCATGCCGAGGATTGCTCGGCCGCTGAGCGCCAGGCGTTTGAAAAATGGCACGACGCTCATCCGCTGCATGCGTTCGAATACGCGGCGATGCTGGAAGTCTGGGACGTGGCCGATCATCTGCCGCGCGACACGCCGGCACCGGTCGGGTTGCCGTACAAGCCGCGCAAGCGCTGGCGCACTTACGCGGTCGCCGCCGCCATCTGCCTGGGTGCCTTGCCACTGGCCGCCTTTACCGGTTGGGAAGCCGGCTGGTTACCCAGCGCCTATAAACACTACGAAGCGACCAATGGCTTGCGCAAGGTTACCCTGGGCGATGGCAGCCAGGTGGAATTGAATCTGGGTACCGAGCTGGTCTACAGCAATTACAAGGACCGGCGTCAGGTCAGCCTGAAAAAGGGTGAAGCGTTTTTCAAGGTCACCCATGACAGCGATCACCCCTTTATCGTGCAGGCTGGCGAGGGGCAGGTACGAGTGACGGGTACCCAGTTCAATGTCTGGACCTATGCCGACCAGGTGCGGGTAATGTTGCTTGAAGGCTCGGTGCAGATCGCCAGCGACTCGGTGCATGGCAGCGTGCCGCTGACCCCGGGGATGCAGGCCAGTTACCAACGGGGCGACGCCACCCCGCGCGTGGCGGCCATCAAACCCGATGACACGGCCCTGGCATGGCGCACGGGCAAACTGGTGCTCGATAACCTGGCCTTGGCCGATGCGCTGCCGCTGATCAACCGATACCTGGACAAACCCGCGATGCTGGCGGACGCGGGCACCGGGAGCATCCGCATTGGCGGTATTTACAATCTCAGTGAAGTCAACAACCTCATCCCCTCCCTGCCCAAGGTACTGCCGGTCTACCTGACCCAGAATCAGGACGGCAACCCGGTACTCAACGCCATTCCGCGTAAAACGCCCAAGGGCTGAGCCTGCGCCTGCCGCGTTATCTGTCCACTTTTGAAACACTCAACGGTCTTGAATCGCCCAGCGGGGACGGATTCATCGTTTTGTCATGGACACTGTTCCATCGCTGATACAACGGGCGCGAGCGTCAGGGCATACCGCAGCGGGCAACAACTGTGTCACGGTTGAAACACCGCCGTCGGCGAATTCGTCGGCGAAAACCGCAACCTCATGAATCCACGGAAAAAATCAAAACCGGCACGCGTTCTGCTCTGTCCCTGACAACGCTGTTTAGGGTCAGCATGAATAACAAGGACTGCCGCCGTGAACACATTCACTCATGCCTGGATAAACGCACTACTGATCAGTTGCGTGCTCAGTGCCGGCGCCAGCCTGCCGAGCCAGGCGGGTGACGGCGTGATCGTGACGGGGCGCGCCGTGCAAGGGCATATGTACGGGCGCACCTCGCTCCCGGACCCCTACCCCAACACGGCCAACGCCAACCCCAGCAAAGAAGTGATCAGTGCCATGTCCGGCGAACTCAGCGACCTGGACATCGGCGGCATCAGCAGCGGATCGACCCTGGCGCGCTCCGTGCAGCCCAGCGCCAATCTGTCGGGCCTGGGTGCCACGCAAACCGGCATGTCGACCCTGGGCAGTGGCGCTGCCGCCGGCCACGGCGCCGGCAGTGCAATGGGCGGGCAGATCAGTGATTCGATCCAGCGCGGCATGGCCCCGTTGAACAACATCGGCAGCATGCTGGGGGGCAAATGATGGAGCGCCTCCTGTTGATGTTCGCCCTGCTGGGCAGCGCGGCGAGTATGGCCGACAACACCGCCGTGATCGATGGCAGCGGCAGACAGTACGAGGGTGTTGTGTCGATCAACCAGGCAGCCGGCAACCGGCAACAACTGTCCAACAGCCGCTCCATTGTCCTGGGTGGCCAGGCCACCACCGTCAATATCCAGAAGCTCCACGGCAACGTCGACCCGTCCTTGAACGCCAAGGCAGCGATCCTGGGCACCTCCTTTACCAACGGCAACGGCGTGCTGGGCATCAACCAGTCGGCCGGGGCCAATAACCAATCGATCAATGCGGTGCGGATCAGCCTCAATCCTGGCCCGCAAAGCATCGATGACAGCGTCCTGTTGCAACAGAACACGACGACGCTGGCAACCGACTCAGGGTCCACCTCCACCACTGGCAGCCGCCAGGTCGTCACCAGCGACCAGGCCTTCACCGGCAGCCGAGGAGTGATTCAGGTGAACCAGAGTGCCGGGGTGGGGAACCGAGTGGCTAACACCCTGGGCATCACTATCAAGTAACTGCTTGATAGGCGTTCGTTAGACCGTACCAACACTTAACCCAACTAATTAGAAGCAAGGAGAAACACCATGAAACCTCAAATGGCGCTCAAACCATTGGTTTTCGCTCTCGCCGCGCTCATGGCTGCCGCAGCTCAAGCGGGTGGTGGCTGGCATCCAGCCCCTCAACCCACCGGTACCGTCGCCGCCGTCGTCACTGATGTGCAAAAAAGCGAACACAACAAATTCGACGACAGCAACACCGAAAACAACGCCTCGGCCGACAATTCGGTCACCGGCAACAGCGGTAACGTGGGCGTCAACGTACAGTCGGGCTCGGGCAACCAGGCGGATAACGCGGGCGCCATCTCCAGTGCCAAAGGCGACTTTGCCAGCGTGTTCGCCGTGATCGATGTGAATCAAGCCAGCACCAATAACAACCTCATCAACAAAGGCACGCAAAACAACGCCTCCCTGGACAGCTCGGTCAACGGCAACTCCGGCAACGTGGGTTACAACGGCCAGGCCGGCCAAGGCAACCAAGGTAAAAACAACCTGGCAATCACCACCGCTGACGGCAAGAACATCGCTGCGGCCTCCAATACCGAGCAGAGCTCGCTCAACAACAGCTATCTCAATACCGCCGTCAGCAGCCATGGCTACGGCAAGCCTCAATACGTATCCAACAACTCAAGCCTCGACAACTCGGTTAACCGCAACTCCGGCAACGTGGGTGTAAACCTGCAATCGGGCGCGGGCAACCAGGGCAGCAACAGCCTGTCGATCGGTCAAGGTTGCAGCGTCTGCTCCAGCGGCGTGCGTTTCTGATCCAACGGGGCCTTGGCAACAAGGCCCTTTTTATTCCAGTGTCCAACAGGTCAGTCGATCATGCGCTTCGCGACCCTCACCCTCCTGATGTTGCTCACTGGCCCCACTTTGGCGGGCACCATGGCGATCTCCGCCATGCCCGGCAGTGCGGTGATTTTCAAGAAGGTCGAGAGCATCCGTGAACGCCGGTTCGCCAACCTGGTGGAACAGAAAACCGATTTCAGCTGTGGCGCTGCGGCGCTCGCCACCATCCTGCGCCAGGCCTATTGGCTGGACGTCGACGAAGACCACCTCATCAAGGGCATGCTGGTCAATGCCGACCAGGACCTGGTGCGTACCCAGGGCTTTTCCATGCTGGACATGAAGCGCTACCTCGAAAGCATCGGCATGCGCGCCCGGGGCTACAGGATCGCCCCGGACACCCTGGTCACCGTGAAAATCCCGGTGGTGGTGCTGCTGGAAATCCGTGGCTACAAGCACTTTGTAGTGATGCAGCGGGCCGACAAGGACTGGGTGTATGTCGGCGACCCGGTGCTGGGCCACAAGCGCTATTCGCGGGATGATTTCGTCAGGGGCTGGAATGGCATCGTCTTCGCCGTATTGGGTGAAGGCTACGACAAGGCCAACGTGCTGCTCGACCCGCCTGCACCGCTGACCGCCAGGAACCAGTTGAACGAGTTCCGACCCGTAGGCGACGCCGAGCTGATGGATTTCGGTTTCATCCAGAGCGACTTTTTTTAGAAGCGCAATAAGGGGCAGGACGCTCCAGGAGCAAAAGATGAACACGTCCCGTTGGCTGACGGTTGTGTGTCTGGCAGCCTCGATGCCCGTTTATGCGTCGTCGGGTTTCAAACCGATCGAACTCAAGGACTCGGAAATGGCTGAGCTGCGCGGCCGCTACGTGATGCCGGGGCGAATCATCAGCTTCGGCATTGTCATGAGCAGCACCTGGACCAATGCGGTCGGCGACAGCATTACCGGCAAGGCCAGCATGCAGTTGGACAAGACCACCATCA
This genomic stretch from Pseudomonas orientalis harbors:
- a CDS encoding dermonecrotic toxin domain-containing protein, with translation MTRVTPPYFFDEFLLPVNRSVLSERERALGLTVKDLEWLHGVYYASDASRQDTRLQTHPMRVEELLINRPGQTAIALAGAFAMSPSPDGDKALLYTPYGGIQVFDSHAALLAEVSQALADSVQRVALLGFLSIAQRDSLPAGSVLTLTTSLIPGAVMEAQQQALQACQKANVQSVLEHLQKTPTLSDMLDTLLGIMARPYFPGLDQRETRVNCFIKRPTDTDRRWIDSLTLREAFLQFYVKHAWPLGQTREFINPRHVTTYFNQTQFQQDSEQWEMLVEQTSGTLSKLLDSLLQTYWNEDIDNGTSRLALFAQVLADKFRLDVLLKRQSGILSADESHMLQALLLSDQDARNAYAGELSVEKVRVYAPYQHYVELASTLMLHESHAYLYTQSRGLQVLQDLDDLKDTLLTMLTAAGHEDELLNFLSLDERDTFIGLDQINIAARPVSGHVFTGMIEDIITKQISNMNHALGLYRSSAGQLDLEALLDYALDIRTMLDSRLADLDTDGRWTIHPVSSGNGRPSTVQAERAKLHQQRLQAAEDGLNIERLKHPTLRSMVALALDTELQTRQLDLKADDVFINTYPSSAQQREERPPVSSLSMVEHFIERLGSESEPLPVSSRTGFYEKRSQGVALKLNNMTLKTFNNLIERVLTLFADHELRDLPRLFLHNTRDKHAHSMLLGLRSEADLRLLGKTLPTGSHAILDAVLRTDSLARLTRHGINGFLPDAYALALHQGTSDALLPLANLFVLTERGGLDPRNSGQAILWSPRRGHEVFPSVTALRDALTQRLAHPVKRLTLLENLRLSQREPHQVYRLAALLRIDDNLLDDRLKAYGDNVMDAVDQLLTMDLPARAAQDRLDAILEMPAPTNLGRAKALAEAMITQQLLPVWLAMAPAKEQIYHAELLEQYRNSAPEEEDYLHGIPTIREHTFSALLKLLQARFPKHTISPDDVLIPVHQALDLHTCSLTDFALRHWPDLNSQIIRPRSRTAMALPNTLDASAVIQMVRQLDLKSVYQKRLQTELDTRTEAARQRRRRFCRQLPWQVLHYAHEQHLQERLSTEALGLVQQVFDMPDTLARAALAGASTLIRPLELVATAGAAAAKVLGMYLISGENKNTGPVVLYAPYSEHHVLKQYDSEQALLDEVERPGELQEWVIQHLEDPHQDVYRHLLKSNRYRTSDIGLASSAVTGNLLHFLFSENTLILLKMLACQFERGSKLLWDNAVSLFGKGIPTAVHFMAGKLAYPLVVWRSYTLVKRSMEALQLHQWKAAMKDFILAVVQMAALYSELDGSETPPPGDAEVVDLPQGKLPTAIIPGLHDVTAISRTRLQRLEDYDIALKDLELDTSTHVYKAKASAKDYVPLAGKVYPVKKTRDHWRLENNDQQGPYVGRNSDGQWVLDLSLHKPRFGQAWTRHKTQRAQRREINIQAQGIKAIAALSSWKAQAVDEALNVATYYAVNCKRNIQHFAELLTPDSRVGLFLCDLFGTINLTSEQVKKIENLIDGILDELSDPTLISPDSMRLVSGESMKDPTNDYAMVLVDDSERRVFLFERFFDPDLAEYANILNAPFDMFAHARACTLIHELTHLRLETEDIAYLRSMEPFRDLIDIAKPGAQAVKTRQDDLQTTALSTLTPASMLFKTWDDISNTWEDYGVLTTTHYLKRKVLKITGAKTLTEARQIFMSNIDKRIEVILSNADSVTYLITHLGRMLDVGA
- a CDS encoding PepSY domain-containing protein; translated protein: MLKKTLAALCATTALLSAGAALADKPGAGWITIEKAIEVAKTKAGYVEVYAAEADDNGYWEVKGRKSDGTVYEARIDGASGNILRDQKD
- a CDS encoding FecR family protein → MSEQSLSEAEYDAITDAAAHWCMRLHAEDCSAAERQAFEKWHDAHPLHAFEYAAMLEVWDVADHLPRDTPAPVGLPYKPRKRWRTYAVAAAICLGALPLAAFTGWEAGWLPSAYKHYEATNGLRKVTLGDGSQVELNLGTELVYSNYKDRRQVSLKKGEAFFKVTHDSDHPFIVQAGEGQVRVTGTQFNVWTYADQVRVMLLEGSVQIASDSVHGSVPLTPGMQASYQRGDATPRVAAIKPDDTALAWRTGKLVLDNLALADALPLINRYLDKPAMLADAGTGSIRIGGIYNLSEVNNLIPSLPKVLPVYLTQNQDGNPVLNAIPRKTPKG
- a CDS encoding adhesin; the protein is MERLLLMFALLGSAASMADNTAVIDGSGRQYEGVVSINQAAGNRQQLSNSRSIVLGGQATTVNIQKLHGNVDPSLNAKAAILGTSFTNGNGVLGINQSAGANNQSINAVRISLNPGPQSIDDSVLLQQNTTTLATDSGSTSTTGSRQVVTSDQAFTGSRGVIQVNQSAGVGNRVANTLGITIK
- a CDS encoding C39 family peptidase, coding for MRFATLTLLMLLTGPTLAGTMAISAMPGSAVIFKKVESIRERRFANLVEQKTDFSCGAAALATILRQAYWLDVDEDHLIKGMLVNADQDLVRTQGFSMLDMKRYLESIGMRARGYRIAPDTLVTVKIPVVVLLEIRGYKHFVVMQRADKDWVYVGDPVLGHKRYSRDDFVRGWNGIVFAVLGEGYDKANVLLDPPAPLTARNQLNEFRPVGDAELMDFGFIQSDFF